The genomic stretch TGATTGATTGTAACCCGACTACTCTACACGTTTCTGGTAAGACGATGACGATAAGGGAATAACGTGGTAAGTTTTTGGTCCTGTCCGATGGTGGCGGTAACGGAAAGGCTTTGTAAGTTGAGTGGCCTTGGTTCGGAATGTTGGTCCCGGAAAGACGCCGTAAAATGATAAACGTTAGTCGGATGATGGCGGTAATAGCAACGTCTCGTAACCTAATTGATATGCGCCCAAACACCCTGCCTGCTAAATCACGGGCTAAATCAGATCCAAATACATTTCGACAATGAGAAAAGGCAGTCTCAATGCGTGTGCTCGACTGCCATGGGCTCGACAACAATGTCCTCGCCTTTGCGCTCGACGTCGTTTTTCTCTCCCTCAACGTCCACGTGATCCGCCTCGGCGTCTTCGTGTGGCTCTTGCACTTGCTCATGCACCTGCTCCTCCCCCTGACCATGCTTCTGCTCTTGCTCTTGCTGCTGCTGAACCCCATTCTTCTTTCCCTTGTTCTTCTTCCTACGCCTGCTCTTGCCTGTCTTCTTAACCGTCACAGGACCAGGGACAGGACCAGAGGCAGGGGCTACAAGATGGTCGGGAGGATTAGTAGGAATGTTCACGCCTCCAGGCGCATATCTGTAGTTGTGCCAATGCTGAGAAATACCCCACTGTACGCTATCGAATTGGTTGGCAAATGGTGGGGCGGGTACGGCGGGCCCAGGTGTATAGCCGTGGCCGAAATGTGCGTTGTTCGCATAGGCAGGAGCATGTTGTAGAAGGATGGGTGGCGAAAGCCTAGTAGCGAAGGCGGCATTGGCAGCAGGAATGTAGTGGCCTGGCAGGGTGTTCGTACCGCAGGTGAGCGGCTGCTGGTATACGCAGGGCTTGGTGGCCGGGTAGTAGCGGACGGTGGCGTAGCCTGACTGCTGTTGTTGAAGATGAAGATTGGCAGGGCAAAGGCGATAGTCGGCTTTCTTATTACTGTTGACGTATTGCTGGTGGTTCAAGGCTACGGCCGAGGCAGGATGCATTGACTGACGCTGCTTGAATCCAGGTGCTGATGCCTTGAGTGTGCTAACTGGTGCCAATGTCGGCGCCCTGGCCTCATCGTCGTCAATGTTGGACATGGGGGATGCTTCAAGGGGCTTTTTCTTCTTGATGAGAGTAACAGTAGCCATGACTGGAGGAAAGAAGATGGAGGGTAGTTTGAAGCGGCAGAGGGGTTTAACTAGGAGTAATGTGGTAGAGAAATAAACATCAACTGAAGAAGTGACCCAGGAAATATTTTATTTGAACCATACTCATCTTACGCTCTAACATATGCACTACCATGGTTGAAAATGTACTTGATTCGGGAATGAACATGTGTACAACTCTGGTAGTCATAATGTGGGTGCCTACAGTTATTAGGTTCGAAATGCATTATGTGCCTTGAGGAGTTGTGTGGCACTGTGTCATCGAGAAGTTTTTGAGAAGGTCAAGACGTCAAAGTGGGTATGTGGCAGTGTGCTACCATGGTTGTTGGCAGTCGGCATGCTCCAGGGACAGGATTGATTCGAAGGATAGAGTGGGCTTGCCGTCACCAGCCCTACTTCAACACACCATCGTCATCACTGCTCTCGTCGGCCTGGGTATCCTTTACGCTATCAAGCTCGACCGTGTCCTCGCCTTCGTCTTCATCCCGGTAGCCGTCTGCACCGGCGTCGGTGTCGCGATCGAGTAGTGGGGCCTCGCCAGTCGTGGCTACCACGCTCTTCTTTTCCGTCTCTTCCCTCATGCCAATGATGACGCTGCCCGCTACCAGCATGGCTGCGCCGAGCCACCATAACCCCGGTAGACTCTCCCTGAAGATGAAAAAGCTGAGTACTGCGGTAACGATGAAGTTGGCCGACGTGTTAATGATGCTGACGCGCACGGTCGAAGAAGCGAGGGTCAAGGCGCGAGTGAAGAGACCCCACATTATGGCGTTGAAGAGGAGGTTCATGCCGAAGAAGAGCTACGTTGTGGGTTAGTATGGTAGCTGAGATGGGAGCAAATGCGGCGATTACGCACACTCCGTATTCCGTATTCGACGAGCTTATTGGAGGCGCTTAGGCCGAACGCTAGGGCTATGGAGCTCGACCACGAAGCTGTGAGCTCTGTTGTCGTGCTACGTTATCGTCAGTTGCTTTGTAGACGTGGTCGATGCGACGACGCCATCTTACAGCTTTGCGAATACGCCATTAAAGGCAGCGCATGCGCCGCTGGAAATGGCGAGCATCAACCATGCCGACTTTGTTTGTGGGAGAGACATGGTGTTGGGATGCAGTCGACGGAAGCCGACGTTGCACTCGAGGTTGATGGATGATCTGCAAGCGGATGCGCTGCCGCGCCTAGTCATGTATGGGGGTACCTGCATTACAGTCTGTTTCGCCTTCTTGGACACAGATATGGCACATTTATCGTCTTCACATCAGCATGTCACAACACAAGACCGTCATGTCATAATATAGATGAATCATTCTGCATCAACCCTGACGCGGTTTCCAAAATCATTCCTAAACGCCATTTCATGCCAGAGGTATCGTGAAGCCTTGTTTGACCCATAACGCCGAAGATTGTGACATGGCGCCGCCCGAACATGACGGTAGCCATCACACCTCTAGAGAGCATACTGCGCCGTCACCCATCTGCCATGATTGTAGGGGCGCATGTTCACCTTTGTTATTATGAAGCACAAGCTGTGCCAAAGACCAACTCTATGTCTCGCCGGGACGCTTCGCGTTGCAGCTGACAATCTTGACCCGGTCGGCGTGAATTGTGTGGGTATTATCCAGCTTAAAGTTGATATCCTTGATGATAAACGTCCAAACGTCGTCACAGAAACGGTAGGTATCGAGATGTCCCTAAAGTGCCTCTAGTCAGTATGCGAGGCAGCCACCGTGTCAGGCAAGCGCAAGCGCAACCGACCTTGAACGTCAGGCGCGATTTGACCTTCTCCGAAAGTACATCGGCAACGGCTCGATCAAAGTTGAGGAGGATCTTCATGGCGAGCTGAGGCTCAATCCGGCGCTCGGTAATGAGGTTGTCCAGCGTGTCTGTAAGGGACCCGCCCAGACTGTCCTCTGTTAGCAAGCCGTCTTGTCGTGGTCCTGTAGTCGCATCAAGTACCTGCTTCGGCGGTAGAGCTCGTAGTACTTGGTGTTATCCGTGGCCATGTTGGAAGTGTTTGCGACAGCAGCTTGAGACTTGAAATGGTTGCAGGTGGCGCCAAAGACACGGCGGATGGTTGATGGGGGGAGCTTTGAGAGAGCTGGCCTTAGTAAGCCGGCTTTAGCGCGACGCGGCTTGTTCCGCATGCATCATCGACAGCTTCGCAGCGAGGAGACGGGTCAATCACGAAGCTCCAGCCGCCAACCTCACCATCCATCTCTCCCTCACCATCCCATACACCGAACATGTCTCTTTCTTACGGAACGGGCGGTGCGACCGCCGCCCTCGCTGTGGTTGGCCTGTGTATGTAGCGCGCGCTGTGGCGCAGGCAATAGCTAACGCCCATCAGACATGCTCTTCAACGACGAAGGAGAAGCTTTCAACGTATGCACGCGTTATGCCAAACTCAGCCGGATATGACTAAAGCCTCTTTCAGGTCGGCGCCTTCCTCGAAACCGTATCACCATACACGTTTGCTAGTATCGGAATCGCGCTATGCATCGGTCTCTCCGTCGTAGGATCCGCATGGTACGTCTGCTATACCAGGACTTGCATCGAGGCGCATCTGACAGTAGTGAAGGGGTATCTGGACAACCGGTGTGTCCATCCTCGGCGGAGGTGTCAAGGCACCACGGATACGAACTAAGAACTTGATctccatcatcttctgcgAAGTTGTCGCCATCTACGGCGTCATCATGGCCATCATCTTCTCCTCCAAGATGAACCAGCTCGGAGACGCTGAGCTGCTCTACTCTGGCTCAAACTACTTTACCGGATATGCGCTGTTCTGGGCTGGAATCACCGTGGGCATGTGCAACTTGATCTGTGGTGTGTGTGTGGGTATCAACGGAAGCAGCGCTGCCTTGGCCGACGCTGCGGACCCTGCACTGTAAGCTCTAGATATGTTTGCACGCTACCCCGTCATTAACACGTTCCAGCTTCGTCAAGATTCTGACTATCGAAATCTTCGCTGCCATTCTCGGTTTGTTCGGTCTCATCATTGGTCTGCTCATGCAAAGCAACGCAAAGGACTTTGAGTGAGTGAGGAAGAATCTGCCTGTCCATGCTGGCCCACCACGACGCATTACGTCGGTCCTCGGTCATATCCGGGATGCGACTACGAGGAACCACACTCATATCTCAGCATACGGCGCTGGACGGAAGTCACGGAAGGGGGTCTACAGAGGTTGTACAATGTACATAGGGAAGGCGCTTGTATAATGCATGTACCATGAGCGAATATCGGCGTTAAATACCTTCTATTTTTTAGCGAGTATCCAGAAATCCCATTTGCGCAAACTTCTGTGACTGAATCTGACTAAGTGTTGCGGCGCATCATCAATGGTCTGTGCTCGATCCCGTTAGGTCATATACATGGTGGGATGTGAGCTTTACTCCACCCCGCTCAGCCTCATTCTCGCAAACTTTGAACATGAGTACCATTAGTTCCAAGCTAAAGGCAGCGATCTTGATTGTTTCCGAGACTGCCGCTCAAGACCCTTCAACTGATAAATGCATACCGATTCTCAAACATGTCTTCGGCAGTCTCGGCAACGACCAATGGGAAGTCAGCGAGACCGAGATCGTACCCGACAACAGCCTCACGATACAGAAGACCATAAGAAACTGGTCAGATAGTGCCGACCCCATGAATTTGATTGTTACAAGTGGTGGAACTGGATTTGCAACAAAGGATGTCACTCCGGAGGTGCGCATTCTCATCTAGGACTCTAGCCGAAGACAGGCGACTGACAATTCAAAGGCAGTCACACCCCTGATTGACAGGCATGCTCCAGGTCTTGTGTAAGAGATATACTAGTGTACATGTAGTAAGAGGCTGACTATACGCCAGCCATGGCATGCTCACAACTTCATACGCAATAACACCTTGTCCGTCTCATACTCCAAAGTTTAGAGATAAGCTAATATCTGTCAGTTGCACTCATGGCAAGACCCGTTGCTGGTCTTCGAAAACAGACTCTGATCTTGACTTTGCCTGGATCACCCAAAGGCGCGAAGGAAAACCTGGAGGCAGTGCTCAAGCTCTTACCCCATGCATGTATCCAAGCGGCAGGTGCCGAATCCAGGCCACTGCATGTCGGGGGAGTAAAGAAACTCGAAAAGGATGCAGGTGTCACGCCTAGTGGTGCGAGTGTAGGTACCACCTGCGGACATAACCATGGTCATTCTCACGGCCATGGTAGCCATACAGCACCAAGAGCACACACGAAACCGGAAGAGCGTCCGCAGTCAAACGACCCTTCAGCAGGGCCAACACAAAGATACCGATCTTCTCCCTATCCTATGTTGGCTGTTGAAGATGCTCTAAACGTCATTAAAGAGCAAACGCCGGCTCCTATTGTGGAAAAGGTACCAGTTGACATGAGGATAGGCGGCTCTGTTCTTGCTGAAGATGTCAAAGCGACTGAGTCCGTCCCAGCTTTCAGAGCAAGCATTGTCGACGGTTATGCTGTCAAGATCCCATCTTCTGGTAAATTCCAAAAGGGCGTATACCCTGTATCTATCATCTCACACGCCCAAGCTGGAGAGGTCGCAGAGTTGAAGGAAGGAGAGATTGCGCGTATCACTACCGGTGCACCGCTTCCCCCTGGTGCTGATGCGGTGATCATGGTCGAGGACACTGTGCTGAAGAGCTTGACAGAAGATGGTCACGAAGAGAAGGAAATTGAGATCCTTACAGATGAGATCAAACCAAACGAGAACGTCCGTGAAGTGGGTAGCGATGTCAAAGAAGGGGAAACTATCCTGAAGAAGGGCGAAGGCGTCACAGTTGTGGGTGGTGAATTTGGGCTTCTCGCTTCTGTGGGCACGCGGGAAGTGTCTGTATACAGAAGACCTCTTATTGGTGTTCTGAGCACTGGAGACGAGATCATCCAGCATAACAGAGAAGGTCCACTGCATCTGGGGGAGGTGCGCGATACAAATCGTCCAACAATCATCACCGCTGCCCGTAGTCACAGATTCGAAGTCATCGATCTCGGAATCGTCTCGGATAAGTAAGTTTCAAATCCACAAACCACACCAACATTCCAGCAAGACTAACCAACGTAACAGGCCCGGTACCCTCGAACAAACCCTCCGTGACGCCTTCCGCAAATGCGACGTAATCATAACCTCTGGCGGCGTCTCTATGGGCGAACTCGACCTCCTCAAACCCACCATCGAGCGCTCCCTTGGCGGAACAATCCACTTTGGCCGCGTAAACATGAAACCTGGGAAACCCACCACCTTTGCCACCGTCCCCGTCAAAGACAACGCCGGCAACCACGTCACCAAGAGCATCTTCTCGCTCCCCGGTAACCCTGCGTCGGCAGTCGTGTGCTTCCATCTTTTCGTCTTACCTGCGCTGCATCAGCAGGCTGGTATCAAACCCGTTGGATTGCCGCGGGTGACGGTAGTGTTGGAAGAGGATATCAGAATGGACAAGGGAAGACCAGAGTACCATCGTGCGCTTGTTGTGACAAAGGAGGATGGGCTACTGTATGCCAGTTCAACGGGTGGTCAGCGAAGTAGTCGCATTGGTAGTTTCAGAGGCGCCAACGCGCTGCTTTGTATGCCGCAGGGTGATGGTAGTATAAAGAAGGGCGAGAAGGTTATTGCACTTCTCATGGGGAAGCTGGGAGAGCTGGAACGTTGATGTGTGGAGCATGCATGTGGGTTTGTTTGTTTGACACTGCGCGTGCCTGCATCAAGAGTATGCCAAGCTGCAGGATTAATATTTTCAGGAACAAGCCAAGTATATCCAGATAATAGAACAATCCCTTCTGCTCTTGAAGAGTGTGTAGTGTTGTGTGCAAATGTCATGCGTCCCTACTACCTCTCCGGAAAGTTGGCTTCAATCACCTCACTGGCGATAAAAAGAGCCACGTGAAACTACCGTGACGCACAGTGCCCGGCATGCTGTGCTCTCTGATTTTTGTCTTGCGATTTTTTGTCACAGAGAAGTATCGTGGGCAATGTATTCGAATTTTGGTTCTAGAAGTCGATACTATCGTTTTTTGCACACTGTCACGAAAATAGTGTTTTCTTCAACAAGCGGTTTTCTGTATATCATTCCCATCTTTTGGGTAAAGTGATTGTAGTACTGTCTCGGGGGCGGACGTCATTCGCCACGCGCCATAGCGTTGAGACTGGTACAAGCTCAGGGTCGTACAGTACCATAGAACATTTTGTGTGATGCAATCACTTCATCCACATCATAATAACAGTACTTCTTTAGGATCGCGTTATAGTAATCCTGTGCAATATCATAAAGGTGTATATATACTATTTGAACTCGAAATATTTCAGGAAAGTAGCTACATCACAAACATTATTCACTGTAAAATCGGCCACCCCGCAAGAGCTGGCTGACTCCTTTCCTTTTCGCTAGTTTTCCAGAACTAGAAAATCAAGAATATCACCACGATTTCCTTGTAACTAAAAGTCAGTTTGGATGCGTACGTTCGAGCATGTGCGCATGCGCATCGGAGAAGTCACAAGCGAGCTCTTCTTTTTTTGCCTTCTTACATTTACTTCATAAACCCATAGGAGCTGCTTACCCTGCGGCTTCAGCCGCCTGCATAAATAAAGTTTGAATCGGATCTTGTGCAAAGCATGATACGCGGGAACGGCA from Pyrenophora tritici-repentis strain M4 chromosome 1, whole genome shotgun sequence encodes the following:
- a CDS encoding MoeA, Molybdopterin biosynthesis enzyme, whose amino-acid sequence is MSTISSKLKAAILIVSETAAQDPSTDKCIPILKHVFGSLGNDQWEVSETEIVPDNSLTIQKTIRNWSDSADPMNLIVTSGGTGFATKDVTPEAVTPLIDRHAPGLVHGMLTTSYAITPFALMARPVAGLRKQTLILTLPGSPKGAKENLEAVLKLLPHACIQAAGAESRPLHVGGVKKLEKDAGVTPSGASVGTTCGHNHGHSHGHGSHTAPRAHTKPEERPQSNDPSAGPTQRYRSSPYPMLAVEDALNVIKEQTPAPIVEKVPVDMRIGGSVLAEDVKATESVPAFRASIVDGYAVKIPSSGKFQKGVYPVSIISHAQAGEVAELKEGEIARITTGAPLPPGADAVIMVEDTVLKSLTEDGHEEKEIEILTDEIKPNENVREVGSDVKEGETILKKGEGVTVVGGEFGLLASVGTREVSVYRRPLIGVLSTGDEIIQHNREGPLHLGEVRDTNRPTIITAARSHRFEVIDLGIVSDKPGTLEQTLRDAFRKCDVIITSGGVSMGELDLLKPTIERSLGGTIHFGRVNMKPGKPTTFATVPVKDNAGNHVTKSIFSLPGNPASAVVCFHLFVLPALHQQAGIKPVGLPRVTVVLEEDIRMDKGRPEYHRALVVTKEDGLLYASSTGGQRSSRIGSFRGANALLCMPQGDGSIKKGEKVIALLMGKLGELER
- a CDS encoding AtpE, F0F1-type ATP synthase, subunit c-Archaeal-vacuolar-type H+-ATPase, subunit K, translating into MSLSYGTGGATAALAVVGLYMLFNDEGEAFNVGAFLETVSPYTFASIGIALCIGLSVVGSAWGIWTTGVSILGGGVKAPRIRTKNLISIIFCEVVAIYGVIMAIIFSSKMNQLGDAELLYSGSNYFTGYALFWAGITVGMCNLICGVCVGINGSSAALADAADPALFVKILTIEIFAAILGLFGLIIGLLMQSNAKDFE
- a CDS encoding TOA2, Transcription initiation factor IIA, gamma subunit codes for the protein MATDNTKYYELYRRSSLGGSLTDTLDNLITERRIEPQLAMKILLNFDRAVADVLSEKVKSRLTFKGHLDTYRFCDDVWTFIIKDINFKLDNTHTIHADRVKIVSCNAKRPGET
- a CDS encoding RhaT, Permease drug-metabolite transporter (DMT) superfamily, which codes for MSLPQTKSAWLMLAISSGACAAFNGVFAKLTTTELTASWSSSIALAFGLSASNKLVEYGIRSLFFGMNLLFNAIMWGLFTRALTLASSTVRVSIINTSANFIVTAVLSFFIFRESLPGLWWLGAAMLVAGSVIIGMREETEKKSVVATTGEAPLLDRDTDAGADGYRDEDEGEDTVELDSVKDTQADESSDDDGVLK